A window from Primulina eburnea isolate SZY01 chromosome 2, ASM2296580v1, whole genome shotgun sequence encodes these proteins:
- the LOC140823077 gene encoding protein LURP-one-related 7 — protein MDGNSEFPFQSNFEIPFDLFVRKKSEGLGTPGSLRFTDSKGHLVYRVQPPIDNSTNWNSTRCTKLLTDASGDTLFSVNRVNKGSWKGFRGNVNSGDTGFIFKVNRTLDEFSRKEFDIVLVGDHSEGSKTEMKMKGCPFKRSCTIYKGDSIVAETSLMYKLGIGKAFVPRNRFRVTIFPGFADHGLIVSLVAIFFDGRKIWI, from the exons ATGGATGGAAACTCCGAATTTCCATTTCAGTCTAACTTCGAAATCCCATTTGATCTTTTTGTGCGCAAGAAGTCCGAGGGACTTGGGACTCCAGGGTCTCTGAGATTTACTGATTCAAAGGGTCATTTGGTGTACAGAGTGCAGCCCCCTATCGATAATTCGACCAATTGGAATAGTACCCGGTGTACAAAGCTGCTCACGGATGCATCCGGCGACACCCTTTTCTCTGTAAATCGAGTAAAT AAGGGATCATGGAAAGGATTCAGGGGAAATGTCAATAGTGGAGACACGGGCTTTATCTTCAAAGTAAACAGAACGTTAGACGAGTTCAGTAGAAAAGAGTTTGACATAGTACTTGTAGGTGACCATAGTGAAGGCTCAAAGACAGAGATGAAGATGAAAGGCTGCCCTTTCAAGAGATCCTGCACCATTTATAAAGGCGATTCCATCGTGGCTGAG ACTAGCCTTATGTATAAGCTTGGCATCGGGAAAGCTTTTGTTCCAAGAAATCGATTTCGAGTAACCATTTTTCCTGGATTCGCTGATCATGGTTTAATTGTCTCTCTCGTCGCAATATTCTTTGATGGTAGAAAAATTTGGATATGA